A genomic region of Arvicola amphibius chromosome 7, mArvAmp1.2, whole genome shotgun sequence contains the following coding sequences:
- the LOC119819060 gene encoding olfactory receptor 8K3-like translates to MEKGNLTVLTEFILKGITDHPELQTPLFVLLLIIYLICAVGNLGIIILTKVDSRLQTPMYFFLRHLAVTDLGYSTAVGPKMLVSFVADHSSVSYYLCATQLACFLLFITCELFILSAMSYDRYVAICNPLLYMAIMSQTRCWILVAMPYLYSVFVSLLVTLRIFTLSFCSYNIINHFFCDCIPLISLLCSNTLEVELIIRFFATFDLISSLLVVLVSYLFIFIAILRMKSTEGRRKAFSTCGSHLTVVTVFYGTLIFMYVQPKSSQSFETDKVSSIFYTLVIPMLNPLIYSLRNKDVKDAIGRTWKKIVNIFS, encoded by the coding sequence ATGGAGAAAGGAAATCTCACAGTACTGACTGAATTCATTCTTAAAGGCATTACTGACCATCCTGAGCTGCAGACGCCACTCTTTGTGTTGCTCCTCATTATCTATCTGATCTGTGCGGTGGGCAATTTGGGCATCATCATCCTCACCAAGGTGGACTCCAGGCTGCAAACACCCATGTACTTTTTTCTGAGACACCTGGCTGTCACTGATCTTGGATACTCTACAGCTGTGGGACCCAAAATGTTAGTGAGTTTTGTTGCAGACCATAGTTCAGTCTCCTATTATCTTTGTGCTACACAGCTagcctgcttccttctttttattacttGTGAACTCTTTATTCTGTCTGCCAtgtcctatgaccgctatgtggctatATGTAATCCTCTGCTCTACATGGCTATCATGTCCCAAACAAGATGTTGGATACTGGTGGCAATGCCATATCTCTACAGTGTATTTGTATCTCTACTAGTCACCCTAAGGATATTCACATTATCCTTTTGTAGCTACAATATCATCAATCATTTCTTCTGTGattgtatccccttgatatcGTTGCTCTGTTCAAACACACTTGAGGTTGAATTGATAATTAGGTTCTTCGCTACTTTTGATTTGATTTCCTCTCTTCTGGTTGTCCTTGTGTCTTACCTGTTCATCTTCATAGCCATTTTGAGGATGAAATCTACAGAGGGTAGGCGCAAAGCTTTTTCAACCTGCGGGTCCCACCTGACTGTGGTCACTGTCTTCTACGGGACTttgatatttatgtatgtgcaacCCAAGTCCAGTCAATCATTTGAGACTGATAAAGTGTCTTCCATATTTTACACTCTCGTTATCCCAATGTTGAATCCCTTGATATATAGCTTGAGGAATAAAGATGTAAAAGATGCCATAGGAAGAACCTGGAAAAAGATAGTCAACATCTTTTCCTAA
- the LOC119819067 gene encoding olfactory receptor 8K3-like yields the protein MEKHNLSVVTEFILMGITDNPGLQAPLFGLFLIIYLISVIGNLGIIILTNVDAKLETPMYFFLKHLAFTDFVYSTTVGPKMLVNFIVDRNAISYYLCATQLAFFLLFIGSELFILSAMSYDRYVAICKPLLYTAIMSHKVCWVLVTITYLYCTFMSLVVTINIFSLSFCGYNVINHFFCDCIPLISLLCSNTHEVELIVMIFAAFDLISSLMVVLMSYLLILIAILRMNSAEGRQKAFSTCGSHLTVVTVFYGTLIFMYVQPESSHSIDTDKISSIFYTLIIPLLNPLIYSLRNKDVKDALQRTWQKLFSIFT from the coding sequence ATGGAGAAACACAACCTCTCAGTGGTGACTGAATTCATCCTAATGGGCATCACAGACAACCCTGGGCTCCAGGCCCCATTGTTTGGTTTATTCCTTATTATCTATCTGATCTCAGTGATTGGCAACTTGGGGATCATCATCCTCACCAATGTAGATGCCAAACTGGAGACACCAATGTACTTCTTCCTTAAACATTTGGCTTTTACTGATTTTGTCTATTCCACAACCGTTGGACCAAAAATGTTGGTAAACTTCATTGTAGATCGAAATGCAATCTCCTATTACCTTTGTGCTACACAGCtagcttttttccttctgtttattggcagtgagctttttattttgtctgcaATGTCCTATGACCGGTATGTGGCCATATGCAAGCCTCTGCTCTACACTGCCATCATGTCCCATAAAGTATGTTGGGTCCTAGTCACAATTACCTATCTTTACTGTACATTTATGTCTCTTGTTGTCACCATAAATATCTTCTCTTTATCCTTCTGTGGCTACAATGTCATTAATCATTTCTTTTGTGACTGTATCCCCTTGATATCTTTGCTTTGCTCAAATACCCATGAAGTTGAACTGATAGTTATGATCTTTGCAgcttttgatttgatttcatccCTTATGGTTGTTCTTATGTCCTACCTGCTTATTCTCATAGCCATTCTCAGGATGAACTCTGCTGAGGGCAGACAGAAAGCTTTTTCCACCTGTGGGTCCCACCTAACAGTGGTGACAGTGTTCTACGGGACGttgatatttatgtatgtgcaacCTGAATCTAGTCATTCCATTGATACTGACAAGATATCATCCATATTTTATACACTTATCATCCCTTTGTTGAATCCCCTGATCTATAGCCTGAGGAACAAAGATGTTAAAGATGCCCTCCAAAGAACGTGGCAAAAATTATTTAgcatatttacttaa
- the LOC119818985 gene encoding olfactory receptor 8K3-like → MDTHNFTVVTEFILMGITDHTELQAPLFGLFLIIYLISLVGNLGMIILTMVDSRLKTPMYFFLRHLAITDLGYSTAIGPKMLANFVVIQNTISFNLCATQLSFFLLFIACELFILSVMSYDRYVAICNPLLYNVIMSQAICWVMVAVPYLYSVFVSLLVTINIFSSSFCGYNVIHHFYCDGLPLISLLCTNTDKAEMIILVLSAINLISSLLVILVSYLLILRAILRMNSAEGRKKAFSTCGSHLTVVTVFYGTLIFMYVQPKSSHSFNTDKIASIFYTLVIPMLNPLIYSLRNKDVKHALRKTGKTICNYFS, encoded by the coding sequence ATGGATACCCACAACTTTACAGTGGTGACTGAGTTCATCCTGATGGGCATCACTGACCATACTGAGCTTCAGGCCCCATTGTTTGGACTGTTCCTAATCATCTATCTGATTTCGCTGGTGGGAAACTTGGGCATGATCATCCTAACCATGGTGGATTCCAGGCTAAAaactcccatgtacttctttctCAGACACCTTGCTATTACAGATCTTGGTTATTCAACTGCTATTGGACCTAAAATGTTAGCAAATTTTGTTGTCATTCAAAATACAATATCATTCAATCTTTGTGCTACACAATtatccttctttcttctgttcattGCTTGTGAACTCTTCATCCTCTCTGTGATGTCCTACGACCGCTATGTAGCCATCTGCAACCCTCTGCTATACAATGTCATCATGTCTCAAGCTATATGTTGGGTGATGGTGGCTGTCCCATACCTTTACAGTGTATTTGTGTCCCTCCTAGTTaccataaatattttctcttcatcCTTCTGTGGCTACAATGTCATCCATCATTTCTACTGTGATGGTCTGCCCTTGATATCCCTGCTCTGCACAAATACAGATAAAGCTGAAATGATCATTTTAGTTTTATCTGCTATCAACTTGATTTCCTCCCTTTTGGTGATCCTTGTCTCCTACCTTCTCATTCTTAGAGCTATTCTCAGGATGAACTCagctgagggaaggaagaaggcttTCTCCACCTGTGGATCTCACCTGACAGTGGTCACTGTCTTCTATGGGACTttgatatttatgtatgtgcagcCCAAGTCCAGTCACTCCTTCAATACTGACAAAATAGCTTCCATCTTTTACACTCTGGTCATCCCTATGTTGAATCCCTTGATCTATAGCTTGAGGAATAAAGATGTAAAACATGCTCTTAGAAAGACAGGGAAAACTATATGCAATTACTTCTCATAG